The Sabethes cyaneus chromosome 1, idSabCyanKW18_F2, whole genome shotgun sequence DNA segment aatgttgtctccaaaaacacccacatgccaaatttggttccatttgcttgattagttctcgagttatgaggaaatttgtatttcgtttgtatagaagccccccctcctaaagtggggatgggtcctaattcaccatagaaaatattcttgccctcgaaaacttttacttgccaaattttgttccatttgcttgattagttctcgagttatgaggaaatttgtatttcgtttgtataggagccccccctcctaaagtggggaggggtctcaattcaccatagaaaatattcttgccctcgaaaactttcacatgccaaattttgttctatttgctttattagttctcgagttatgcaaaaatttgtgtttcatttgtatggttgctcccctcttggtggggggaggggtctctaaccatcactaaaacctgtcctggccccaaaaacctctacctgcaaattttcacgtcgattggttcagtagtttttgattctataaggaacatcccgacagacaggcagacagaaatccatttttatatataagaagattCACAGATATAAAAGCGGCATTTGATACTGTAGACCACGCTATCCTATTGGCAAAAATTGAACGTCTTGACGCTTCACCCGCAATAGTAAAATGGTTAAAATTGTACCTTGTTGGTCGAAGCCAATCTGAAAAAATAAGAAGCCATGAATCGCAAAAGTTTCACGAAACTgctcgggtgtaccacaagggagtAGCCTGGGTCCATTACTATTTCCATTATTTTTAGTGACTTGTGCTACGTAATACCATCAGGTCgatttatgctgacgatcttaaactTTACTGTGTTGTACGCTCGATGGCAGATTGCATCAAACTACAGCGGCATATAAACGGTTTCCGTGATTGGTGCGCTCGTGTGACAAGCGAGCTGGTTTCCCCTTTCATCTTTGCACAAATTAGTATTGACATTTCACCTAGAAACCTTCATTAGGGTTTTTTAAGACTGCAATACCAGCGCATTGAATATGGACAAAACGAACCcgtagttttatttattttgacttTTCCATGACTAGTGTTAGTTTTAGAAATAGATTAAGAAAATTGATTAGATTGTCAGTGTTTGAATTTGTATATTATAAATGCCTGTGAACCTTGTGATCGAGTTTTTTTGCCTTTGTGAGACTTTACGTTAGAGCATCTCAAAAAGGCTTTTTCCCatccaaataaattcatgctcagtcgtccggcattcttgcgacgtggccggctcaGCTCAGCCTGTTCTGCACTTTACCCCTTTGCAGTATCGCTCTTTTGAGCATGCGTATTGTACATCATCCGTGCTTGAAGCgccgtcgttgtcgtcatcgtTCAGCATAGAAGCGAGGTAGGATGCACTTGCCGTTCGAAGCAGGCGTCGGTATTCAATTAGGGCCAATTTCCCAGGCATCGCAGtaatcaaaaaaaattataaatgataaatgtcaaaaatatgTCGAACGTGCAGAGAATGTATGTCAATAATGTGTCATAAATAAGCCTAAAATTGTGTTGAAAGTGtgtcaaaatttttgaaattgtcaaaaaagtataaaaattgtttaaaattgttcaaaaattttagagacgtcaaaaatttatgcaaaaatagGATGGAAAACGTCAACAATCTGTCAAAATAAGTCAAAAATGGGTCAAAACTGTCAATataatgtaaaaatatatcCAGAAACAGTACAAATCTAAAAAAAGCGTTGAGAATATttcaaaaatctgtgaaaaCCCTTGAAAACTTCgaaaatttgttaaaatatgGACAGAATTTGTCAAAAATATAGTAAAAGATATGTCTAAAAAATGAGTAGAGTATAGTTGGTCTTTCACAATTTTTAGGGAAGAAAGTATCTGATGTGAAGAATGTTTGATTtaatgaactgaaaaatttcgatatagaccaaaaataaatcGGGATGTGCAATGGCAGATGGGGTTCTAGCCCACGCTATTTCGGTTGGTATCCGAACGTTTTACATCATGTTTTATGTGCTTACGTCCTGACCACCTCTAGGCATATACtaataaagaaaaaagaaaaaacttccgTTGGAGATTTTAATCCGAGACTTGCCGTGCGATCGTCGGCAACACACTGCTTTGCTTCTAGCACACTGTTCGAGTAGGTaaggcggtagaaacaaagagcagtcatacaaaaataatatcatcGCATGGGAAAATGTAACAATTTTTTGGAAATGTGTTGAAAACGTGTTGCATTTCAAAAGGTTTACACATGTTAAAACTAtggcaaaaaatgacaaaaaagctGACGATGATGTGTCAAAAGTGTTTGAAAACTCTAAAATGGCAGAAATATATTCAAAACagatttaaaaaatgaattaaaaGTTAGATAAACAAGGACTGATATTGCCAAcaataatgaaaatatattcaaaaagtgtctaaaagaaaaggaaaaaaggcgAACAAATTCAATACCTGCTAAAAATGTTGCTAAAAAGTAACCAAAATGAGTGTAAACCGATAGAACTGGATTAGATGATGTAAAATATGTCAAAGATGTGGTAAAAGTATTTTAAAGATGTGTCAAAAATTTACCATTAAAGTGTTCAAAGTGAGACGAAAGCAGGTCAACTATTTACAGATTACAGATAAAACTTTATTCGATATGTCAAGAATGTGTGTAAACGTTCAGAACGGTCAAACATATGTTAAAAAATTTGCGACGAATATGTCAAAAGGGTTAATTTTCACCaacgttttccttttttgctcaTTCCACAGGTCACAACAGTGGACATGCAGAAACCTCCGCCCGATTTTCGTACCAACTTCGAAGCGACACCACCGCCCATTCTGATCGACAACGGGCTGGCCATCCTGGAGAACGACAAAATCGAGCGACACATCATGAAGTCAGTGCCCGGAGGTTACAATCTGTTCGTGCAGGTTAGTGGCCCGTTTTTTCTTGTCCGAGCTATCATCAGATCATTTGAACGATAAAATTCGTTTTTTCCAGGACAAAGAAGTGGCCACCCTGATCGAGAACCTGTACTCCAAGCTGAAGCTGATGCTGGTCAAGAAGGACGAAAACAAGAACAACGCCCTGCTGGCGCACTTGCGGAAGATCAACGACCATCTGGCGGCGCGGGGTACCCGGTTCCTAACCGGCGACACCATGTGCTGCTTCGACTGCGAACTGATGCCGCGGCTGCAGCACATCCGGGTGGCCGGCAAGTACTTTGTCGACTTTGAGATACCAGTAAGTAGCACCTTGACAAAAGGAATTGAAAAAAAGAGAGGAAAACGTTACCATCGTTTTAGAAACACCTGACGGCTCTGTGGCGGTATATGTACCATATGTATTTGCTGGATGCCTTCTTGCAGTCCTGTCCGGCCGATCAGGACATCATCAATCACTACAAGCTGCAGCAGGTTGgttggattttttttagttttttttacgtTTGTCTGATTACGGAACTAGCAGCCTTCGCGGTGGCTGGGAATGTGGATTGGATCTTACGGTTGAGTTTATTCATAATGTTCCTCACTAccatatgtttttttttgttttctggtttttgatttttgattcacTCAACCTTGTAAGTAACCGCGCACCGGAGGAGTGCCACTCGAAAATTGACCCACACTAACCAATGTCatccttttatttttctttttatattttcatttcattcttTTGCTACCGTTTTCATCATCGGATTTGCAAATATCatcaaaacaaaccaaaaaaacgTGTGAATCGCTCGATTTGTTGTTATAGGCAAAGGGTGATACCAAGGTATGTCGTAACAATTGGCAACAGCAAAAACACATCTGTGTGTCGTCTGTGTGTGTTTTGTAAATGTGTGTGCGTCCTGTTGTCTTCTGTAAATTTGCTGTCCTGTCTCAATctttctatttctgtttcatCTCTTGCTGGGCTAGCTATTAGTAGTAGAGAAAAAAGGTGTTCCACAATATTTTCGTGATATGACATCGCcatttgtttttcaaaaaattaatactgaaattacaaaaacctaggattttaaaaataaatatgaaggcGGGTAAAAATTCtgtcttcggaaaagttgttgAGCAATTGACATACTGAGTTTctatttgtatattttttggaaTCAATGCTTTCGTTCTGTAACTGCGCTGAAAATAATCGAAGACTGTTTTGATCTCATCGTTATCCATTCATAGATATTCTGTATTAATATTATCTCATATAAAATAAATGTTTCCATTGATAGGATCTTCTCTATTTCTCGCCTTTCGCTATATCAAAGCTTCTTCTACTTATCTCCGCCTGTTAAAATTAGTGTTAGAAATCCCAGTAAATTTAGAATTTTCTTgtaatttgtcttttttttttagaaatttgatTTGCAAAAAACCGTCCTTTAATATTTTCTTAGACAAATACGAGTACGAAAAACACAAACCAcatttcaaagttctacaaaatatCGGCTAAAGAAATAAACAATTCAATCTGCTACTATACATTTACGCAAACCATTACTTACGTAGTCGATTTTCTATAAATTTGCTGCGCAATTCTAATAAATTAATCAGTCGGAGTAATATTCAGATTTCCTAAATGGGGGCCCCTCTCAAGAAGATTGAGTAAGAGTCAAACAATCTGAAAAATTCTAGAAAGTATGtgtcttctgcaaagttgtcCTGTATGACCAGTTCCTGTGGTTGTTGATGTAGTCTAGATGCTCTAGATTAAAGCGTTTCTCCAATTGCTGACTAGTTGTGCCCTTTTCATTTAAATTCTTTAGCCCAATTAGTCGTCCAGTCAAGTATTGCCATTTGTTATTAGATTAATTCCGGATTCCTTCCAACGCGATGGAATTTTAACTCCCAAACCATCTAATTTTTTTGTATCTAGTTTGCGACGTAGCATTTTAATGTTTCTAGCATTCTGTTAAGTTCtaaaaatatatcgtttttgatttattttgctACTCACCTCGATTATTGTCGCTATTTTCGCTGACTTCACCGCACCGTTCAAAGTAACTTGAGTTAAGGTGGTCCTATTGAAGAGGTCTTTACCCACAACTACCTTTTCTGGATGTACAACCATGCAAATTGCTGGAAATGACTCAGCTTAACAAGCCTTTAGTGGTCAATGGCAAGCAGATGGAACGAAGCAGTTCGATAGAAGGTTTTCACACCTCTAGCTCCTAAAGCTGCTGTCGGCGGACCTCCGATGAAACGTGCGTTGCTAAGCCGCTCATTGGCGGTATCTAAATTATCAACCTCTGAAGCTCTAATAACAGTTTTAGAGTTATTCGGCGCTCCCCGCCGTGGCTGAGCCATTTCTGACAGCTAAAACAATTGTCCCGGTCCCCTGCGTGGGGGTGTACGAAACGGGCCTCTAACTGCGGCAATTCTATTGATAATTCATCCAATGACGCGGTTCTCGTTTCCTGCTCAGTACCTGATCCGCAACTTTCCCGAACGACCACTGGCttactatcagaatgtgcggGGACTTCGAGTCAAAATTACGTCGGATTTTGACATAATCGTTTTAACGGAAGCCCGACTTACGGAGAAGGATCATTCGCAAGGACTTTTCCGTATTTAAACATGATCATATTCtgcaaaacagcagaaaatcccgTGGCTGGTCGCCATCTCCAGTAAATTGAGTTGTGCTTTTTGCTATTTATGAAACCACTCAGCATTAGTGGGTAAAAGTTATAGTGGTCAATCTTTCTCTGAGCATCGCAGCGTAATCTATTTCATAGCAGTGAAGGTGACGTAAGGATTATCAGTGAACATCTACTCAGTGACTCTACGATTTCTCTAAATTTTAGACGGTTTCTGTTTGCATGGTCTGACGTAAATTAACCCGATATTAAATAGACATAACCGTTTTCTAGATATGATGCTTTCTAACGATTGTATCATACAACTTTGTTCAATTGCCGAGGCGGCTGTCTAAGGTGCTCGCGAATAATCGTCGACGCTACATTTCCGTTAATCAAAATAGGGCATTCAGAACCTGCGAATCTCGTTGATTTAGTCTTGTCCTGTCTGCGTAACATGAACAACGAAGTTTAAATTGGTACAGTGTATACAGACTTGCAAGCCGTGTTTGATCGAGTTGTTCACGGTATTATCCTGCTTGCAAGGTTTAAGAAACTGGAAGTTTCTTCATCGGGATGCTTCCATacaaactcgagaactaattcagtaaacggaaccaaatttggcaagcggaagtttttgaaggcaagaaatgtttctacggttggccggggaaggttcttatgatggttcgaAGCCCTTTCCCCCATCTCTGGAAGGggaggctctcatacaaatgaaacaaatttcaactaaatttaaactaatgTGTACTTCTCGGGTAACAAGCATGTTCTGACAGAAGTTTGAACCCAATTATGTTCAAACTGACCGGATACGGTGTAGTTTGGAGATAAAAATTTTGTGTATGAAATGCTTCCGCCTAGTTAGCTTTGTGGTACgaagctggtctaacaagctaatCGTCGTGTCTTCGAACTCGACTGGGCGATGCTGCTAAAGTTAGTAGGATCATTCCATTAGTCACGTAATTtgcttgtactctaataatcggctacgaagtcggtcgataaagaagggtaatgtctaaagacggttatacccaaggCGCTTTGCGTTGCTCGCAGAAAACCATGGTAGAAACTGCTGATCCGAtggttaaaaaaacacacacctTTTTTTGCAGAAAATAATTTCGTTTAGCTCTGCTGGTTCATTATCACAACACTATCGGATCAGTTACGTGAACAACTTTCTCACGAAATtataaccactgacgaactgacatgacacatagaagaaaatccttcaaaaaccatcgtccttcacattttgcttgcacactagcaccctctgttatgcatgttgcggagtagcttgcatttagAGGGTTTTACGCTGTAGggcttttacatttgtatggttttatactgaaaattcGAAGCAACGCACGCGCgacgcggtgtggtcatgttgcgaaacatgtttttttgaaaaattagtggtttttgattgggcgatggaattaacgcgagtgtctcgtctgtttgtctgtattATAACCTAcagtaaattttattttctgaggcaatttttttcatgaaaaagcaaaaaaaaagagaaaggaattttctgactcttttctgacttttctgattttttaaggAAGGTGGATCAATAATCGCAGAAAAGGAATTCTCTGTCATTAAGAAGTTGATTAAATTTTTATGACATTTAAGTACCAAAAAATGACATACAAAAAATCATTGGATCATTCGGAGCGGGAAAATGTGAAGACTTCGCATAATCGAATCCGACCCGTAATGTCGAATGACGTTTCttgctttgttgaacaactttggCGAAGACGCACACTCATTGGGATTTGAATTAGTGATGATAATAGATAACAGTACCGAACATGATTTGAAAGAAATCTGCTCTCCCAAAAGTTTCAGTCTGGCAAACTTCCTTAGACTGGAAGCTAAACCGAAATAACGCATGGCAGTATGTGCCATGTTGAATAACTTTGGCGAAAATTCAAAGTTTTTAGCATTTGGATTTAATCAAGAAAATTTCTTCAGGAAGACTGGGAACTCTTTTTCAAAACCATTCAAAATAAATGTTCCACTATAAAATACAGTAAAATATCATATTCAAAACGAGTTGTAAATAGGTTGTAAATTTTCGATGTCCTTTCTTACCTGCTCATAAGATTTTCGTTGAGTAGTAGTGGACGGAAATTTCGCCGTGGGCACTTTTTGGCTTCCCATATCTGCTAAAGTGCTCACATTCAGGCAGTGGATATTTGATTGACACTGTCAGCCTCTTAGATAGTATCTGACTAAGCAATTTGCCCAAGATCGCGTTGCAATGATTCGGTAAATAAAGGTCAAGAGAATTCgcgtcttcggcaaagttgttttgTATTTAGACGCTGTGATTTGTCATACTACCTGAAGAATTCTGAATGATCATATaaagtgtttattttttattaactcCAAATGATACACTGCAATCCAGCTCCTTTAAATGAAGTCTTATAGGTTtcgtcttcagcaaagttgtttagcaAGTCAAATGCTGGCATTTAACGTTATCAGATCGATTCTAGAGACAGCGCTGTACTGCCGCTGGAAGCATAGCTGTTAGCTATTTGAAGCCCTAGTTAGAGAGCTTGCACCTTGCCCTTTGACTGCATTACAGCAGCCTAAGACCGTGTTACGGAGATTCTCGGCATGAACCTTCAGTAAAGTTGTTTAGCAAGTTGATTGCTGCAGTTTAATAATATCGGATTGGTTCCAGAGTTGAAACAGCAGTTTAAAGTTTCTTCAGAGATCGCACTTTTGGCAAAGGTGTTGATGAAAGCTAACTACAGCCGTTTAATGCAGTTTAAGGTTGTGCCACAGAGATTATGAATTCTGGGATATTCTGTGATACTGATCTATTGCCATCTGTTAGTGTAGTGTGAACAGTGATTCATTACTGGAAACCTGGTTCTATGGCCacgtaatgaaaataaaaatgaaatgaaaatgattAAATTACCATCTCTGTGACAGATTTTGCATTGGTAAACTATATGACTTTACCTGCTAAATAACTTTGTCTAAGACCTGAACTCTTTACTGTTTCATCTAGAGAAAATGGGCTACAGAGCCATTTGCACAGCCGTAACTAATCCTTTAATGTCAAAGGCTGGGTGCCTTGACTACTCGTTTGTCGTGGGTTCGATACTTGGTAGAATCAGGCTATTCGATGTTGAGCACGGAATTAAAATATCATTGTTACAGAAATAAACGACAAAACCGAAGAGCGATAAACTGGTTAATCTCTGCTTacaaaacaaacatacgtagcaaacagaatgtatcacgatagCAAAATAAAGGGATAAACAAATGTTGCCTCACTGGTATGAGTAGGCTAACTttcggtgagaatatattttgatacgcACTCACTCTCACAAGCGTTTGTTTTGGTGTTGCAGCAAGTATATAATAAGATATGTGTTTGTTGCAAGTCGGCTTTAACCGACAATGCTTTATCAGTAACCTGAACAAAAGGGACGAACAGCAGAAAACTTAAGAAAACGACTAGCTTGCTTTGACCCGAAGTCTGGCGtgataaacagctacgatatcTTGTTGTTGTCGTAGCTttcatgcaatagtgacaaactatCATCATATATGGTCCCAACATTTTGAAGAAGGGACAATATCGTTGTCTGTCctgcgttcgtgatttttgattccctgatATTTACTGACCTTAGCAAAACTTTTCTACATATTTCCTTTCTACTGTATTTTGCATTTACcaacaatgaagcctcttgccagggcaagttataagaatgTTACTTGCCTGAGGTGCGAATAAAGCCACTTGTTCTAGGGCAAATTGTAAGTAGTCTCCGCACTTTATTTAGTTCCATGTTAGACTAGAGTGACATCTTTGTGGTACGTCATATCAATAGACGGTATTTTCATTGTTGAACAATGTTGGAGTAGACCCTTAGTGTAAGATTTCCTTCAACGAAGATAGACAGTAGCGCCATCTCTGCATTACACCCCTCAAGGAGGTGTTAAACATAATTAAAATCTGTGTTATGAAATTGAATTAATTAACCCATAGACCTTCGTTCACGTTTAAAGCCAAGTTTACCGAAGATGTGAACGTTTTAGGATTTTATTCGGCGAAAGCAAACTACCAGCGACATCTTTGCATTACGATTTAGCAAGGTTTAAAACTAATATTATATCTAGTCCAGTTTGCACGGTTGCACAAAATAATCATGACAGGATAAAACAGGAACGTCCAATAAAATCCAAAGtgaattcaaataatttttaaagtcGAATTTTATTCTAATGATTAGAATCTCTAATAAAATAATTCTTTTGCCATAGACCGAGCAGAAGTTTTTAATACAAaatgttttcaaataaaattaatgtaaatgaCTATgtctaaaattttataaaattttgaagacataaatattttaaaagctTCAAATCCTGACATAGTAGGAAAATCTTTTTCTGTGAATGGAATTGACCATTGAAGTCAGTGCTCATATATTTCTTAACTTGGTCGAATGATTAATcaacaactttgttgaagacaACAAACAGTGCGTTTTAAAATGACGAATTCATAGTGTGAAAGAATTGGAGAAGGCCGCTTTTTTTTCGTAATGACTATGGAAAGCCTCTGCAGTATTTAGACAGAAGTGTGGACAGAAAAAATGCAATGGACATAGTCAATAATTTAACTAATAATTGACAGCTTAAGAATTGTAAATATTTTGCAATGTAAT contains these protein-coding regions:
- the LOC128740915 gene encoding chloride intracellular channel exc-4 isoform X2, whose product is MSDEKQENGTRNGDVPEIELIIKASTIDGRRKGACLFCQEYFMDLYLLAELKTISLKVTTVDMQKPPPDFRTNFEATPPPILIDNGLAILENDKIERHIMKSVPGGYNLFVQDKEVATLIENLYSKLKLMLVKKDENKNNALLAHLRKINDHLAARGTRFLTGDTMCCFDCELMPRLQHIRVAGKYFVDFEIPKHLTALWRYMYHMYLLDAFLQSCPADQDIINHYKLQQMLKMKKHEELETPTFTTSIPIDLNEH
- the LOC128740915 gene encoding chloride intracellular channel exc-4 isoform X1, which gives rise to MSDEKQENGTRNGDVPEIELIIKASTIDGRRKGACLFCQEYFMDLYLLAELKTISLKVTTVDMQKPPPDFRTNFEATPPPILIDNGLAILENDKIERHIMKSVPGGYNLFVQDKEVATLIENLYSKLKLMLVKKDENKNNALLAHLRKINDHLAARGTRFLTGDTMCCFDCELMPRLQHIRVAGKYFVDFEIPKHLTALWRYMYHMYLLDAFLQSCPADQDIINHYKLQQAKGDTKMLKMKKHEELETPTFTTSIPIDLNEH